A region from the Aeromicrobium choanae genome encodes:
- a CDS encoding enoyl-CoA hydratase, which produces MTYRFIQYATEDEGTIATITLDRPRQRNAQHRGLLVELGDAFERAEQDDTVRVVILRGAGTAFSAGHDMGSADLIEEMSPGPGQHPTYGINGGTKGTVESTYLQEWHYFFHNTRRWRDLRKITIASVQGPVYSAGLMLMWACDLIVADETAVFADVVGTRLGMCGVEYFGHPWEFGPRKAKELLLTGDSLSVEEAHRLGMVSKVFPEGSLVDSTMALARRIAQVDTAAALMIKDSVNQTQDHQGFYNSLQSAFTLHQLNHARWAVETGGQALVRPPESSEKASSWNRVVGRTTASSVAPRDDRTTPHERGTRD; this is translated from the coding sequence ATGACGTACCGATTCATCCAGTACGCGACAGAGGACGAGGGGACGATCGCCACGATCACCCTCGACCGACCGCGACAGCGCAACGCCCAGCACCGAGGCCTCCTGGTCGAGCTCGGGGACGCCTTCGAGCGTGCCGAGCAGGACGACACCGTCCGCGTCGTGATCCTCCGCGGCGCCGGGACGGCGTTCTCGGCCGGTCACGACATGGGCAGCGCGGACCTCATCGAGGAGATGTCGCCGGGGCCGGGTCAGCATCCGACCTACGGGATCAACGGCGGCACCAAGGGGACGGTCGAGTCGACCTACCTGCAGGAGTGGCACTACTTCTTCCACAACACGCGCCGCTGGCGGGACCTGCGCAAGATCACGATCGCCTCGGTGCAGGGCCCGGTGTACTCCGCGGGCCTCATGCTGATGTGGGCGTGCGACCTGATCGTCGCCGACGAGACGGCGGTCTTCGCCGACGTGGTCGGCACGCGGCTGGGCATGTGCGGGGTCGAGTACTTCGGCCACCCGTGGGAGTTCGGTCCGCGGAAGGCCAAGGAGCTCCTCCTGACCGGCGACTCCCTGTCGGTCGAGGAGGCGCACCGCCTCGGCATGGTCAGCAAGGTCTTCCCCGAGGGCAGCCTCGTCGACAGCACGATGGCGCTCGCGCGGCGCATCGCCCAGGTCGACACGGCCGCGGCCCTGATGATCAAGGACTCGGTCAACCAGACCCAGGACCACCAGGGGTTCTACAACTCGCTGCAGTCGGCGTTCACCCTGCACCAGCTCAACCACGCACGCTGGGCCGTCGAGACCGGGGGCCAGGCGCTCGTGCGCCCCCCCGAGTCCTCGGAGAAGGCGTCCAGCTGGAACCGCGTCGTCGGGCGCACCACAGCTTCCTCCGTCGCACCACGCGACGACCGAACGACCCCCCACGAGAGAGGCACGAGAGATTGA
- a CDS encoding branched-chain amino acid ABC transporter permease, whose protein sequence is MSRHTMVRVGGVAVLLVVLACVPFFSFTTGGFLPYEINSPGSLQVLALVLVTAALAVSFDIVFGYTGLNSFGHALFFTLGGYGFAMTLAHTELGFGAAIGIGLVASAVGGVLVNGVALRVAGLSFAMVTLAFAEVVAIGIGRNYWGTGGEEGLTVPYRSMPEQLVGVVNTRNIYWVALATLVLVVAVALWATSTRLGRIWQAIRENELRVNVMGVNTYLAKLVSASLSAFLAGICGIAYVIVLGGGVPHMAGLMMSLSLIVMVVIGGRGRIWGAALGAAVYVLLEQRLPELASSEGVKNLPEVVRIPLSEPQLLFGVVFIALIFFLPGGIAGLFSQRRTPVGS, encoded by the coding sequence ATGAGTCGGCACACGATGGTCCGGGTGGGCGGCGTCGCCGTACTGCTCGTCGTCCTGGCCTGCGTCCCGTTCTTCTCGTTCACGACCGGCGGCTTCCTGCCCTATGAGATCAACAGCCCGGGCAGCCTGCAGGTCCTCGCGCTCGTGCTGGTCACGGCCGCGCTGGCCGTGTCGTTCGACATCGTCTTCGGGTACACGGGCCTCAACTCGTTCGGCCACGCCCTGTTCTTCACCCTGGGCGGCTACGGCTTCGCGATGACCCTGGCCCACACGGAGCTCGGGTTCGGCGCCGCCATCGGCATCGGCCTGGTGGCCTCGGCGGTCGGCGGAGTCCTCGTCAACGGAGTCGCGCTGCGCGTCGCGGGCCTGTCCTTCGCGATGGTGACGCTGGCCTTCGCCGAGGTCGTGGCCATCGGCATCGGCCGCAACTACTGGGGCACCGGCGGCGAGGAGGGCCTGACGGTCCCGTACCGCTCGATGCCCGAGCAGCTGGTGGGCGTCGTGAACACGCGCAACATCTACTGGGTCGCGCTGGCCACCCTGGTCCTGGTGGTGGCGGTGGCGCTGTGGGCGACCTCGACCCGCCTGGGCCGGATCTGGCAGGCGATCCGCGAGAACGAGCTGCGGGTCAACGTCATGGGCGTCAACACCTATCTGGCCAAGCTCGTCTCCGCCTCGCTCAGCGCGTTCCTCGCCGGGATCTGCGGCATCGCGTACGTCATCGTCCTGGGCGGCGGCGTGCCGCACATGGCCGGGCTCATGATGTCGCTGAGCCTGATCGTGATGGTCGTGATCGGCGGCCGCGGCAGGATCTGGGGCGCGGCGCTCGGAGCGGCGGTCTACGTCCTGCTCGAGCAGCGGCTCCCCGAGCTGGCGTCCTCCGAGGGCGTGAAGAACCTGCCCGAGGTCGTGCGCATCCCGCTCTCGGAGCCCCAGCTGCTCTTCGGCGTGGTCTTCATCGCGCTCATCTTCTTCTTGCCCGGGGGCATCGCGGGCTTGTTCTCCCAACGACGGACCCCGGTGGGGTCCTGA
- a CDS encoding branched-chain amino acid ABC transporter permease — protein MDTVLVLAFTGLGIGSLYFLLSSGLSLVFGLMNVLSLAHAAFLTVCAYASWLVVRETNGEDPTLGRLLLAIVLATLVGGLIALVTELVLLRPLYSRDHFDIVLVTLGLGFVLTALISGIWGHEERIIPLPDSLTSTTSIFGAPITNDRLMIIAVAVAVFLAIMLFLRHTRHGLIVRAGVENRDMVRALGIDVRHSFTLVFVLGGLLAGAGGALSGVYLRAISPATGEAFLIFAFIVLIIGGLGSVPGAFVAALGIGLIQQFANYYINGGAGDLLAVMLMALTVLVRPQGLFGREGRAV, from the coding sequence ATGGACACCGTGCTCGTCCTGGCCTTCACCGGCCTGGGGATCGGCTCCCTGTACTTCCTGCTGTCATCGGGCCTGAGCCTGGTCTTCGGGCTGATGAACGTGCTGAGCCTGGCGCACGCCGCCTTCCTGACGGTCTGTGCGTACGCGAGCTGGCTCGTCGTCCGCGAGACGAACGGCGAGGACCCGACGCTCGGGCGCCTCCTGCTGGCGATCGTGCTGGCGACCCTGGTCGGTGGCCTCATCGCGCTGGTGACCGAACTCGTCCTGCTGAGGCCGCTCTACTCGCGCGACCACTTCGACATCGTGCTGGTGACCCTGGGCCTGGGGTTCGTCCTGACCGCGCTGATCAGCGGCATCTGGGGGCACGAGGAGCGGATCATCCCGCTGCCGGACTCCCTCACGTCGACGACGTCGATCTTCGGCGCGCCGATCACGAACGACCGGCTGATGATCATCGCGGTCGCCGTGGCGGTCTTCCTCGCGATCATGCTCTTCCTGCGCCACACCCGGCACGGCCTCATCGTGCGCGCCGGCGTGGAGAACCGCGACATGGTCCGGGCGCTCGGCATCGACGTGCGCCACTCGTTCACGCTCGTCTTCGTGCTGGGCGGACTGCTCGCCGGTGCCGGCGGAGCGCTGAGCGGCGTCTACCTGCGCGCGATCAGCCCCGCCACGGGCGAGGCCTTCCTCATCTTCGCCTTCATCGTGCTGATCATCGGCGGGCTCGGCTCGGTTCCCGGCGCGTTCGTCGCCGCGCTGGGCATCGGGCTGATCCAGCAGTTCGCGAACTACTACATCAACGGCGGAGCGGGTGACCTGCTCGCGGTGATGCTGATGGCGCTCACGGTGCTGGTCCGACCGCAAGGGCTCTTCGGCCGAGAGGGGCGTGCGGTATGA
- a CDS encoding ABC transporter ATP-binding protein, with protein MTEHLLELSDVHASIGVSHILQGVSFDVPAGDVTVIIGRNGVGKTTTLRAVLGLVERTGEIRYDGRRIDAMETSRIVREGIAYVPEDRDVFADLTVAENLALAERKGRPHRYDLVHDLFPELESRAKQRAGTLSGGQQQMVSLARGLLNESPLLLIDEPTKGLAPKVVSEVVKALELIKGTATVLMVEQNIAAARRLADHVVIMAEGRVVAQHPAAVLHDEATIREALGVGTTQGGH; from the coding sequence GTGACCGAGCACCTCCTGGAGCTGAGCGACGTCCATGCGTCGATCGGGGTCTCCCACATCCTGCAGGGCGTCTCCTTCGACGTGCCGGCGGGCGACGTCACCGTGATCATCGGCCGCAACGGCGTCGGCAAGACCACGACGCTGCGGGCGGTCCTCGGCCTCGTCGAGCGCACGGGGGAGATCCGCTACGACGGCCGCCGGATCGACGCGATGGAGACGTCGCGCATCGTGCGCGAGGGCATCGCCTACGTCCCGGAGGACCGCGACGTCTTCGCCGACCTCACGGTGGCCGAGAACCTCGCCCTCGCCGAGCGCAAGGGCCGGCCCCACCGCTACGACCTCGTGCACGACCTGTTCCCCGAGCTGGAGTCGCGTGCCAAGCAGCGCGCCGGGACGCTCTCGGGTGGTCAGCAGCAGATGGTCTCCCTCGCCCGCGGCCTGCTCAACGAGAGCCCCCTCCTGCTGATCGACGAGCCGACGAAGGGCCTGGCGCCCAAGGTGGTCTCCGAGGTCGTCAAGGCGCTCGAGCTGATCAAGGGCACCGCGACCGTGCTGATGGTCGAGCAGAACATCGCGGCCGCACGCCGCCTGGCCGACCACGTCGTGATCATGGCCGAGGGCCGGGTCGTGGCCCAGCATCCCGCCGCCGTGCTGCACGACGAGGCGACGATCCGCGAAGCACTCGGGGTCGGCACGACGCAGGGGGGCCACTGA
- a CDS encoding ABC transporter ATP-binding protein, translated as MTPREPSVLRTEGLTFRAGGAKIVEDVSLTVPPGEFLGIIGPNGAGKTTLLNLLTGTVRTTAGTVWLGDTDVTRMAPHRRARLGLARTFQTSYLLLGLTVLENVRLMAQTRGVRRMGLLRTLTSTDETLDAAHAALERVGLGGAATLQAGALSHGDRRKLELAIVVAAEAPFVLLDEPMAGVNSEDVHDLTELIRRLHVDTGATFLMVEHHLDVVLGLADRVAVMHKGELLAVDLPDRVTADERVQTAYVGELL; from the coding sequence ATGACTCCACGAGAACCGTCCGTCCTGAGGACGGAGGGCCTGACGTTCCGCGCCGGCGGCGCCAAGATCGTCGAGGACGTGAGCCTCACCGTCCCGCCCGGCGAGTTCCTGGGCATCATCGGACCCAACGGTGCCGGCAAGACCACCCTGCTGAACCTGTTGACCGGCACGGTGCGCACGACCGCCGGCACGGTGTGGCTCGGCGACACCGACGTCACGCGGATGGCGCCCCACCGGCGGGCTCGCCTGGGCCTGGCCCGCACGTTCCAGACCTCGTACCTGCTGCTCGGGCTGACGGTGCTGGAGAACGTGCGCCTCATGGCGCAGACCCGCGGCGTCCGCCGCATGGGGCTGCTGCGGACGCTGACCTCCACGGACGAGACGCTCGACGCGGCCCACGCGGCACTCGAGCGGGTGGGCCTCGGGGGTGCCGCGACGCTGCAGGCCGGTGCGCTCTCGCACGGCGACCGACGCAAGCTCGAGCTCGCGATCGTGGTGGCCGCCGAGGCTCCCTTCGTGCTGCTGGACGAGCCCATGGCCGGCGTGAACTCCGAGGACGTCCACGACCTCACCGAGCTCATCCGACGGCTGCACGTGGACACCGGGGCGACCTTCCTCATGGTGGAGCACCACCTCGACGTCGTCCTGGGCCTGGCCGACCGGGTCGCCGTGATGCACAAGGGCGAGCTGCTCGCGGTCGACCTCCCTGACCGGGTCACCGCCGACGAGCGCGTGCAGACCGCCTACGTCGGGGAGCTCCTGTGA
- a CDS encoding class I adenylate-forming enzyme family protein: protein MEPADIGFRPTIGTAIRRAATEFGDVDYVVSLDDRMTYAQAEAASAALARRMLGQGVGKGTRVGLFYANGTDWVVAWLAASRIGAVVLPLSTFYAPGELRKVLRLGDVDVLLAPARVLKIDVPSFLEQALPGLASHDGPGLRLPDAPYLRRIWLDGADDAPAWAVAHDLRGEPTEADADAGLLEAVEAEVFPSDAALIIHTSGTTADPKGVVHSHGAVMRQTAIIPSTMAAMAPEGLAPKYLCAMPFFWIGGVLGAAGTLHGPVTLLVMDRLDAGGALELLERERGTAVAGWPTFTQRLRLHPDFGTRDLSSAPSLLDGPADLALQGTTDNVPRHRSMTETAGSFLTTDITVVDEDGAAVPTGLEGELWVRGPGFMLGYNKREAWEVLDDDGWLHTGDRVFRREGDPSVYFAGRFTELIKTSGANVSPKEVEAVIDEHPDVNHCFVVGLGDPEVGQEVVAAVVPRNPETFDPEVVTRHLRSEISPYKIPKRWIVVEELPLLPTTKPDKRELLRRIESGEIG from the coding sequence ATGGAACCAGCCGACATCGGCTTCCGCCCGACGATCGGCACGGCGATCCGCCGGGCCGCGACGGAGTTCGGGGACGTCGACTACGTCGTGAGCCTCGACGACCGGATGACGTACGCGCAGGCCGAGGCGGCGTCCGCCGCCCTCGCCCGGCGGATGCTGGGGCAGGGAGTCGGCAAGGGAACCCGGGTGGGCCTGTTCTACGCGAACGGCACCGACTGGGTGGTCGCGTGGCTCGCCGCGTCACGGATCGGCGCCGTGGTCCTGCCGCTCAGCACGTTCTACGCCCCGGGCGAGCTGCGGAAGGTGCTGCGGCTCGGCGACGTCGACGTCCTGCTGGCGCCCGCCCGCGTGCTGAAGATCGACGTGCCGTCGTTCCTGGAGCAGGCCCTGCCCGGCCTGGCCTCCCACGACGGCCCCGGACTGCGGCTCCCTGACGCGCCGTACCTGCGACGGATCTGGCTGGACGGAGCCGACGATGCCCCCGCCTGGGCGGTCGCCCACGACCTGCGCGGTGAGCCGACGGAGGCGGACGCCGATGCAGGCCTCCTCGAGGCGGTCGAGGCCGAGGTCTTCCCCTCCGACGCCGCGCTGATCATCCACACGTCGGGCACGACGGCCGATCCGAAGGGCGTGGTGCACTCCCACGGCGCCGTGATGCGCCAGACGGCGATCATCCCGTCCACCATGGCGGCGATGGCGCCGGAGGGGCTGGCACCCAAGTACCTCTGCGCGATGCCCTTCTTCTGGATCGGGGGAGTGCTCGGCGCGGCCGGCACGCTGCACGGCCCGGTGACGCTCCTGGTCATGGACCGGCTGGACGCGGGCGGCGCGCTGGAGCTGCTGGAGCGTGAGCGGGGGACCGCGGTCGCCGGCTGGCCCACGTTCACCCAGCGCCTGCGACTGCACCCGGACTTCGGCACGCGCGACCTCTCCTCGGCGCCGTCGCTGCTCGACGGCCCGGCCGACCTCGCCCTGCAGGGCACCACCGACAACGTCCCGCGGCACCGCAGCATGACCGAGACGGCGGGCAGCTTCCTGACCACGGACATCACGGTGGTGGACGAGGACGGTGCGGCCGTGCCCACGGGGCTCGAGGGCGAGCTCTGGGTCCGTGGTCCCGGGTTCATGCTCGGCTACAACAAGCGCGAGGCCTGGGAGGTGCTGGACGACGACGGGTGGCTGCACACCGGGGACCGGGTGTTCCGACGTGAGGGCGACCCCTCCGTCTACTTCGCCGGTCGCTTCACCGAGCTGATCAAGACGTCCGGTGCCAACGTGTCGCCGAAGGAGGTCGAGGCGGTGATCGACGAGCATCCTGACGTCAACCACTGCTTCGTCGTCGGTCTGGGCGATCCGGAGGTCGGTCAGGAGGTCGTCGCCGCGGTCGTGCCGCGGAATCCGGAGACCTTCGATCCCGAGGTCGTGACGCGTCACCTGCGCTCGGAGATCTCCCCGTACAAGATCCCCAAGCGCTGGATCGTCGTCGAGGAGCTGCCGCTCCTGCCCACCACGAAGCCCGACAAGCGCGAGCTGCTGCGCCGGATCGAGTCCGGCGAGATCGGCTGA
- a CDS encoding acyl-CoA dehydrogenase family protein: MTTTQDAVAREQQDLADFRRSVRSFLAAHGDPDRVPDFGTDRDVSAVAATWRRGCAELGLAGLGVPEAFGGDGAALAYQVIAWEEAGRVVSPLPLTTTALAIALLLATDDLEGQEAWLPGIARGDTIVVPALQERAHDWSLDLLDTRAEKRDGGWRLEGAKDWVVDLDVADVVLVWAGTDDGPGLFAVEASAPGLRRETVPSLDPTRGLGRLELSGAPAQPVGRPGAISAEPALLVGALALAAEQLGVASRALESAVAYATERTQFGRPIGSFQAIKHLLADRYVEVEALSASVHQTARATDAGDPRARLLTHLCQAVGSDVALAAAGASVQVHGGLGFTWEHTAQLFFKRATFDRQWLGTPDHHRERIARLTLDSNE; encoded by the coding sequence ATGACGACGACACAGGACGCGGTCGCGCGGGAGCAGCAGGACCTCGCCGACTTCCGGCGCAGCGTGCGCTCCTTCCTGGCCGCCCACGGCGATCCCGATCGAGTTCCCGACTTCGGGACGGATCGTGACGTGTCCGCGGTGGCCGCGACCTGGCGCCGGGGATGTGCCGAGCTGGGACTGGCCGGACTGGGCGTGCCCGAGGCGTTCGGTGGTGACGGTGCGGCGCTGGCCTATCAGGTGATCGCCTGGGAGGAGGCCGGGCGGGTCGTCTCGCCGCTTCCCCTGACCACGACGGCGCTGGCGATCGCGCTGCTGCTGGCGACCGATGATCTCGAGGGGCAGGAGGCCTGGCTCCCCGGCATCGCCCGAGGCGACACGATCGTGGTGCCCGCCCTCCAGGAGCGGGCCCACGACTGGTCGCTCGACCTGCTCGACACCCGTGCCGAGAAGCGGGACGGCGGCTGGCGGCTGGAGGGCGCGAAGGACTGGGTCGTCGACCTCGACGTGGCCGACGTGGTGCTCGTCTGGGCGGGGACCGACGACGGGCCCGGCCTCTTCGCCGTCGAGGCCAGCGCACCGGGTCTGCGCCGCGAGACGGTGCCGTCGCTGGATCCGACGCGAGGGCTCGGCCGGCTGGAGCTGTCCGGTGCGCCCGCGCAGCCGGTCGGCCGACCTGGTGCGATCTCGGCCGAGCCGGCGCTCCTGGTGGGTGCGCTGGCCCTGGCTGCCGAGCAGCTCGGCGTGGCCTCGCGGGCGCTGGAGTCGGCTGTCGCGTACGCGACCGAGCGGACGCAGTTCGGCCGGCCGATCGGGTCGTTCCAGGCCATCAAGCACCTGCTGGCGGACCGGTACGTCGAGGTCGAGGCCCTGAGCGCCTCGGTGCACCAGACCGCGCGCGCGACCGACGCCGGGGATCCGCGGGCGCGACTCCTGACGCACCTGTGCCAGGCGGTCGGCTCCGACGTCGCCCTGGCGGCCGCGGGCGCATCCGTTCAGGTGCACGGCGGGCTCGGCTTCACCTGGGAGCACACCGCCCAGCTGTTCTTCAAGAGGGCGACCTTCGACCGGCAGTGGCTGGGAACGCCCGACCACCACCGCGAGCGCATCGCGCGACTGACCCTGGACTCGAACGAGTGA